A genomic region of Runella rosea contains the following coding sequences:
- a CDS encoding exopolysaccharide biosynthesis polyprenyl glycosylphosphotransferase, which yields MSQHSLLPSTITYQINRRKNHPRFVADVMLVMLSYMLAANFTNRTLQQVDVLIISGMGMGWYFSSKLTDLYNEFRTVTFIDEILALLPNLLTQFIVLVVSLFFLKDYDYTRSFTLAYVAVLGANVVLKMYSTRKIVRFWNLKGVNQRNLVIVGEMNQVDGFRDLVLRNPQFGYTILGAWGYKEPGRRTPPLLETIDFLNETSLGKVIDELVIAPSQFEESYVKGIISWADKKGILVRFTPGFFQFSASRYSLELFGNYPLITVRSTPLEMDSWWMLKRAFDVLFSAVFLVLVASWLFPLIALAIRWDSRGPVFFVQDRWGQRGRNIGVWKFRTMYHNASTVREDGGFNQTTQDDPRITKVGRFLRKTNLDELPQFINVLLGSMSVVGPRPHAVKHSLETLPKIDNYMIRHRLKPGITGWAQVNGFRGETQEIGLMRKRVDYDIWYIENWSLVLDFQIVLRTAYNMVKGDPKAF from the coding sequence ATGTCTCAACACTCGTTACTACCGTCTACGATTACTTATCAAATTAATCGACGGAAAAATCACCCACGCTTTGTGGCTGATGTTATGCTGGTCATGCTGTCTTACATGTTGGCCGCCAATTTTACCAACCGTACCTTACAACAGGTAGATGTCTTAATTATTTCTGGAATGGGAATGGGTTGGTACTTCTCTTCCAAACTCACGGATCTGTACAATGAATTTCGAACGGTGACCTTCATTGATGAGATTCTGGCATTGTTGCCCAATTTGCTCACCCAATTTATCGTTTTAGTGGTCTCGCTTTTCTTCTTGAAAGATTACGACTACACCCGCAGTTTTACCCTTGCGTACGTGGCGGTTTTGGGGGCAAATGTGGTCCTTAAAATGTACAGTACCCGAAAGATTGTTCGATTCTGGAATCTCAAAGGAGTAAACCAGCGGAACTTAGTTATTGTAGGGGAAATGAACCAAGTCGATGGTTTTCGCGATTTGGTGCTGAGAAACCCGCAATTTGGTTACACCATTCTGGGGGCATGGGGGTATAAAGAACCCGGAAGAAGAACGCCGCCGCTTCTTGAAACCATAGATTTTCTGAACGAAACGTCCCTCGGTAAAGTGATTGATGAATTGGTCATTGCACCGAGCCAATTTGAAGAAAGTTATGTGAAAGGCATCATTAGCTGGGCGGATAAGAAAGGAATCCTTGTACGTTTCACGCCGGGCTTTTTTCAGTTCAGCGCATCCCGTTATTCACTGGAGCTGTTTGGTAATTATCCGTTGATTACCGTACGCAGTACCCCGTTGGAAATGGATTCGTGGTGGATGCTCAAGCGGGCTTTTGATGTGCTTTTTAGTGCGGTATTTTTGGTGCTGGTTGCTTCTTGGTTGTTTCCGTTGATTGCGCTGGCCATTCGGTGGGATTCGCGCGGACCCGTGTTCTTTGTTCAGGACCGTTGGGGACAACGCGGACGTAACATTGGGGTTTGGAAGTTCAGAACCATGTACCACAACGCATCAACGGTACGGGAAGATGGTGGATTTAACCAAACGACCCAAGATGACCCGCGTATTACAAAAGTGGGGCGTTTTTTACGGAAGACTAACCTCGACGAACTTCCGCAGTTCATCAACGTGCTGTTGGGAAGTATGTCGGTAGTAGGCCCGCGTCCACACGCTGTGAAGCATAGCTTGGAAACGCTCCCAAAAATTGATAATTACATGATTCGTCACCGCCTCAAGCCAGGCATTACGGGTTGGGCGCAGGTGAATGGTTTCCGGGGCGAAACGCAGGAAATTGGTCTGATGCGCAAACGCGTCGATTATGATATTTGGTACATTGAAAATTGGAGCTTAGTGCTTGATTTTCAGATTGTACTCCGTACTGCTTACAACATGGTGAAGGGAGATCCGAAGGCCTTTTAA
- a CDS encoding YjbH domain-containing protein, giving the protein MKLRNLYQFFLGVVLVFASVGLLLGQEGKGSQGLNFENVQVDKQQVVYEQRLYRNPFMGLYGIQKVVNDSAHLLTYVPMIQGIPVARYQMGASLEAKAFTQAERSALTKWGFFPLQRRNYKFDFWIQPVFWAKFGNFSKPVRSNTSVLLQSQVYLWPGMALNWGILFPVSNDLDNRPKMIRPAPVFLNQFYAKDNHFLSASAGLFHNDQYGVNVQYRHTDFKSPWSYGLEVGLTGMYYYPRGGLYYEKMDKLLLLADVEYRFSKLDLLLKVSGGQFLWGDKGGRFDFIRQYTNVEIGLFVVATQNGATAGFNFAIPIPPGKIVQTSKMRLRTTEEFRWQYLYAGGYRMGERYQTGYQLDQRLRQYHQNYLNRQYQQTK; this is encoded by the coding sequence TTGAAATTGAGAAATTTGTATCAATTTTTTTTGGGAGTTGTATTGGTGTTTGCTTCCGTTGGCCTGCTCTTGGGTCAAGAGGGGAAGGGGAGCCAGGGTTTGAATTTTGAAAACGTTCAGGTCGATAAGCAGCAGGTGGTCTACGAGCAGCGATTGTACCGTAACCCTTTTATGGGGTTGTACGGAATACAAAAGGTCGTGAATGATTCGGCCCATCTTTTGACCTACGTTCCGATGATACAAGGAATTCCAGTGGCCCGCTACCAGATGGGGGCGTCGTTGGAGGCAAAGGCATTTACGCAGGCTGAGCGTTCGGCCCTGACGAAATGGGGCTTTTTCCCGTTACAGCGCCGAAATTATAAGTTTGATTTTTGGATACAACCCGTTTTTTGGGCCAAATTTGGGAATTTTTCCAAGCCTGTTCGGAGTAATACGAGTGTTCTTTTACAAAGCCAAGTGTATTTATGGCCGGGCATGGCGCTCAATTGGGGAATCCTTTTTCCCGTGTCCAACGACTTGGACAACCGCCCGAAAATGATTCGTCCGGCACCCGTTTTTCTGAATCAGTTTTACGCCAAAGACAATCATTTTTTAAGTGCGTCGGCGGGGCTTTTTCACAATGACCAATACGGCGTCAACGTTCAGTACCGTCATACGGATTTTAAATCTCCTTGGTCGTACGGGCTAGAAGTCGGGCTGACGGGGATGTATTACTACCCAAGAGGAGGGCTTTACTACGAAAAAATGGATAAACTCCTGCTGCTGGCCGATGTCGAATACCGTTTCAGCAAATTGGATCTTTTGCTGAAGGTTTCGGGAGGGCAGTTTTTGTGGGGAGACAAAGGGGGAAGATTTGATTTTATTCGTCAATATACCAACGTTGAAATCGGGCTTTTTGTGGTTGCTACCCAAAATGGCGCGACGGCGGGTTTTAATTTTGCGATTCCGATTCCCCCTGGAAAAATTGTGCAGACCTCAAAAATGAGGTTGCGCACCACGGAGGAGTTTAGGTGGCAGTACCTCTACGCGGGGGGATACAGGATGGGGGAGCGCTACCAAACGGGGTATCAACTTGACCAGCGTTTGCGGCAGTACCATCAGAATTATCTGAATCGGCAGTATCAGCAAACGAAATAG
- a CDS encoding YjbH domain-containing protein → MVQGVAQTNLSGKPGLMYIPSAVALEDGSFRFGYNYNPIHYGMRGRNKNPERVWFAHLAILPRLEITATLLQMIDTKIRDVREGIGDRSMDVRYLLLKETKKRPSVAVVMTVPFTIDGALLTHVVVATKNFTFNPTLSLEVSAGYGSPYFVYRNNGELATDLNSTFLNNFAVQKKSEWRFKNNYLVGPFGGAVLHFRKQAGLMVEYDSQNINVGAYATLFKRWTVQAGWLNGDQFMFGTSFGVNLLKLPRQLRKESEK, encoded by the coding sequence ATGGTGCAAGGAGTGGCCCAGACGAATCTTTCGGGCAAACCGGGTCTCATGTATATCCCCTCGGCGGTGGCCTTAGAAGATGGGTCGTTTCGGTTTGGGTACAATTATAACCCCATTCACTACGGGATGAGGGGGCGAAACAAAAACCCCGAGCGGGTTTGGTTTGCGCATTTAGCGATTCTGCCGCGTTTGGAGATTACGGCCACGTTACTCCAAATGATTGATACGAAGATTCGGGATGTGCGCGAAGGAATTGGGGATCGCTCCATGGATGTTCGGTATTTGTTGCTAAAAGAAACCAAAAAACGGCCATCTGTGGCGGTGGTTATGACCGTCCCTTTTACCATTGACGGTGCCCTGCTGACGCATGTGGTGGTAGCTACCAAGAATTTTACGTTCAACCCCACCTTGAGCTTAGAAGTAAGTGCAGGTTATGGCAGCCCTTATTTTGTTTATCGAAATAACGGAGAATTGGCAACCGATCTTAATTCAACTTTCCTTAATAATTTTGCTGTTCAAAAGAAAAGTGAGTGGCGTTTTAAAAACAATTATTTGGTAGGCCCCTTTGGAGGAGCTGTATTGCATTTTCGCAAACAGGCGGGATTGATGGTGGAGTATGATTCTCAAAACATTAATGTCGGTGCTTATGCCACGCTCTTTAAACGTTGGACGGTGCAAGCGGGGTGGCTGAATGGTGATCAATTTATGTTTGGGACTTCATTTGGGGTAAATTTATTGAAACTACCCCGTCAGTTGAGGAAGGAAAGTGAGAAGTGA
- a CDS encoding WecB/TagA/CpsF family glycosyltransferase, with protein MYKARLIHAQISLGKFEEFLDNFIYYSKQRISTCVYVANVHMFIECKIDYDFRASFNLADIVLPDGKPLCNALYYLYNIKQERVAGMDVMPALLERASKSGVIVYFYGSTDDVLKKIHEKCASIYPTLKIGGMYSPPFRKLTADEDQKIIDNINASGAGIVLVALGCPKQEKWMSAMKGRISSVMIGVGGAFPVFAGAQKRAPKWMQDASLEWLYRLVQEPRRLFKRYFVTNSLFIFMVLREKLRLSWFPSHK; from the coding sequence ATGTATAAAGCTAGGTTAATACACGCTCAAATTTCCTTAGGTAAATTCGAGGAATTTCTCGATAATTTTATTTACTATAGTAAGCAACGTATCTCAACTTGTGTTTACGTAGCAAATGTTCATATGTTTATTGAATGTAAAATTGATTATGATTTTAGAGCTTCTTTTAATCTTGCTGACATAGTTTTACCTGATGGGAAACCTCTTTGTAATGCGTTATACTACCTTTATAATATTAAACAGGAAAGAGTTGCAGGGATGGATGTTATGCCTGCTTTATTAGAAAGAGCTTCCAAGTCTGGAGTCATAGTCTATTTTTATGGTTCAACTGACGACGTTTTAAAAAAAATTCATGAAAAATGTGCTTCCATTTATCCTACATTGAAGATTGGAGGAATGTATTCACCACCCTTTAGGAAACTAACAGCTGACGAAGACCAAAAAATTATTGATAATATTAATGCATCGGGTGCAGGGATTGTCTTGGTTGCTCTTGGTTGCCCTAAACAAGAAAAATGGATGTCGGCCATGAAAGGACGGATTTCTTCAGTAATGATTGGAGTAGGAGGGGCATTTCCAGTTTTTGCGGGAGCCCAAAAGCGTGCACCCAAATGGATGCAGGATGCTAGCCTGGAATGGCTGTATCGGCTTGTACAAGAGCCTCGTCGACTTTTTAAACGCTATTTTGTAACGAATTCGCTATTTATTTTTATGGTTCTTCGTGAAAAATTGCGTTTGAGCTGGTTTCCAAGTCATAAGTAA
- a CDS encoding glycosyltransferase, with protein MALTNKKIFFYGPVGGKNGKIVGGGESGNKKTIFILKKLGFQLFLIEKPYPIKVPFFNFFVYFIQLFFVYLKFFFKIFFNKALTKDKIYFHLSGFYGHLIYIEWLYIKTCSFLNIKCIYEIRAGGAIEIYLNSNFIYKFFFKSILINSTKILCQGFEYIGFVKSVANIDAVYYPNFILDQFVYSYNSLDRNNSSIIQMVYFGRIAPSKNVDFILDICNNISNNDFICEIIGEGTPDYVQYLNNRIQILGLEHKVFILPPKNSQELFEILPNKHFFLFPSIEKREGHSNSLTEAMNFGVVPISSYAGFNPSIIQDSNLLINEYNPVNYANKIISIWDSKMWEMYSFQCSNIVKNNYTESVIKSTLYSLY; from the coding sequence ATGGCTTTAACTAATAAAAAAATATTTTTTTACGGACCTGTAGGAGGTAAAAATGGAAAAATTGTTGGCGGAGGAGAGTCTGGGAATAAAAAAACTATTTTTATTCTTAAAAAACTTGGCTTTCAACTATTTTTAATCGAAAAGCCCTATCCAATAAAAGTTCCCTTTTTTAATTTTTTTGTCTATTTTATTCAACTTTTCTTTGTATATTTAAAATTTTTTTTTAAAATTTTTTTCAATAAAGCACTCACTAAAGATAAAATTTACTTTCATTTGTCTGGGTTCTATGGCCATTTAATTTATATTGAATGGCTTTATATTAAAACTTGCTCATTTCTTAATATTAAGTGTATCTATGAAATTCGTGCAGGTGGAGCCATAGAAATATATTTAAATAGTAATTTTATTTACAAGTTTTTTTTTAAGTCTATTTTGATTAATTCTACTAAAATTCTTTGTCAGGGTTTTGAATATATTGGGTTCGTTAAGTCAGTAGCTAATATTGATGCAGTTTACTATCCTAATTTTATTTTAGATCAATTTGTTTACTCTTACAACTCCTTAGATAGGAACAACTCTTCTATTATACAAATGGTTTATTTTGGCAGAATTGCACCTTCTAAAAATGTTGATTTTATACTGGACATTTGTAATAATATTTCGAACAATGACTTTATTTGTGAAATTATAGGTGAGGGTACACCCGACTATGTTCAATATCTAAATAACAGAATTCAAATTCTTGGCTTAGAGCACAAAGTTTTTATTTTGCCACCAAAAAACAGTCAAGAATTATTTGAAATACTTCCAAATAAACATTTTTTCTTATTTCCCTCTATTGAAAAACGTGAAGGGCATTCGAACTCTTTAACAGAAGCAATGAATTTTGGAGTTGTTCCAATAAGTAGTTATGCTGGTTTTAACCCCTCAATTATTCAAGATTCTAACTTGCTTATAAACGAATACAATCCAGTTAATTATGCAAATAAAATAATTTCAATATGGGACTCTAAAATGTGGGAGATGTATTCTTTCCAATGTTCAAATATTGTAAAGAATAATTATACCGAGTCCGTTATTAAATCTACTTTATATTCTTTATATTAA
- a CDS encoding glycosyltransferase, whose translation MINILILNVSLFDGMAPSKRVFNLLEPLVDPKLIEIYNLIYSVDSKFKHGESGMINNINFFNIKFKFVNLFSFFYLGFKYLHTVNRFKNSNRILYNYGYLDLKNILFVLYARILGFKIVIDIVEDNKYHTWHNGILGYFRIKSSLLFVKLIPFITHAIIVISSQLEKKFSYLKQNKKICIIPITVSMEKFPKNVIINDFKHKINLFYGGSFGEKDGVTYLLQAFEILADEFPKLNLILTGKPHNKEANDWLNSVLKKSKNSDRIFYYGMLSIDTYYSILNSCDIFCMTRNNSQFANSGFPFKLGEYLATGKGVVASNVGDVSSYLTNNFDSILVQPESIPEIVNAISFLISNPEKIKILGENARNTAINNFSSIKLSKKFYNFLNELI comes from the coding sequence ATGATTAATATTTTAATTTTGAACGTTTCTTTGTTCGATGGAATGGCGCCATCAAAACGAGTATTTAATCTACTAGAACCACTAGTTGATCCTAAGTTGATAGAGATTTATAATTTAATATATTCTGTTGATTCAAAGTTTAAGCATGGTGAATCAGGAATGATAAATAATATTAATTTTTTTAACATAAAATTTAAATTTGTAAACCTTTTTAGTTTTTTTTATTTAGGATTTAAATATCTCCATACAGTAAACCGTTTTAAAAATTCTAATAGAATTTTGTATAATTATGGTTATTTGGATTTAAAAAATATACTTTTTGTTTTATATGCTAGAATTCTTGGATTTAAGATTGTGATTGATATCGTGGAAGATAATAAATACCATACTTGGCATAATGGAATTTTGGGTTACTTTAGGATTAAATCTTCTCTTTTATTTGTTAAGCTTATCCCTTTTATTACTCATGCTATTATTGTTATTTCATCTCAATTAGAGAAGAAATTTTCTTATCTAAAACAGAATAAAAAAATTTGTATTATTCCAATTACCGTCAGTATGGAAAAATTTCCAAAAAATGTAATTATTAATGATTTTAAACACAAAATTAATTTATTTTATGGTGGTTCTTTTGGCGAGAAAGATGGTGTTACTTATTTACTACAAGCATTTGAAATTTTAGCAGATGAATTCCCGAAACTTAATTTAATTTTAACGGGTAAGCCACATAATAAAGAAGCAAATGATTGGTTAAATTCAGTTTTAAAAAAATCAAAAAACTCTGACAGGATTTTTTATTATGGAATGCTAAGTATAGATACTTATTATTCTATTTTGAATAGTTGTGATATTTTTTGTATGACACGAAATAATTCTCAATTTGCCAATTCTGGGTTCCCGTTTAAACTGGGTGAATACCTCGCTACTGGAAAAGGAGTAGTTGCTTCTAATGTAGGAGATGTTAGTTCATATCTTACTAATAATTTTGATTCTATATTAGTGCAACCTGAGTCTATTCCAGAAATTGTAAATGCAATTTCATTTCTTATTAGCAATCCTGAAAAAATTAAAATATTAGGTGAAAATGCTAGAAATACTGCTATTAATAATTTTTCTTCAATAAAATTAAGTAAAAAGTTTTATAATTTTTTGAATGAATTAATCTAA
- a CDS encoding acyltransferase has product MDVKGIITYKAFYYYCNFSAYFYSVYTYIYCYFKGISIGNSNKFFGLPTIVRHPDSIISIASKCRFRSDNDSNLIGVSRKCILSTHKKYSKIIIGDNCGFSGTSIGCLIEIVIENNVIFGANTLVTDFDWHNLNPNMRSYPVETGKAVYIEENVFVGYGSIILKGVKIGKNSVIGANSVVTSDIPPNCIAAGNPCKVLSFFK; this is encoded by the coding sequence ATGGATGTTAAAGGTATTATAACTTATAAAGCTTTCTATTATTACTGTAATTTTAGTGCTTATTTTTATAGTGTATACACATATATATACTGTTATTTCAAAGGTATTTCTATTGGAAATAGTAATAAGTTTTTCGGTTTACCTACAATTGTACGACATCCTGATTCAATTATTTCCATTGCATCAAAATGTAGATTTAGATCCGACAATGATTCTAATCTTATTGGCGTATCTCGAAAATGTATTTTGAGTACACATAAAAAATATTCCAAAATCATAATTGGTGACAATTGTGGATTTAGCGGTACATCAATTGGTTGTTTAATAGAGATTGTAATTGAAAATAACGTTATTTTTGGTGCTAACACACTTGTTACAGATTTTGATTGGCATAATCTTAATCCAAATATGAGAAGTTACCCTGTAGAGACAGGTAAAGCGGTTTATATTGAAGAAAATGTTTTCGTTGGCTATGGTTCTATTATATTGAAAGGCGTTAAAATTGGGAAAAATTCTGTTATAGGTGCTAATAGTGTTGTTACTTCTGATATACCACCTAATTGTATTGCAGCTGGTAATCCTTGCAAAGTTCTCTCCTTTTTTAAATAA
- a CDS encoding glycosyltransferase, translating to MKILWFTNTPSNASLEFGNNRFGGGWISSLESKISNVEGVSLALCFFYNGVKFKKLQKNNVIYYGIPLNNRNLFSKFISNHFGTLQDNDSPFFDFVLEDFLPDVIQIFGTENGYGKILKGKISKEKVVIHLQGLTMPYSKVYFPFGFNRVQVLINSNLKSFFLGTTYYNKYKSFLKRADREVDMIKYWKYFMGRTSWDKNYVLMTNNEALYFHCEEILRDPFYVNKWNGLDFPSNISSISEIVICTTINPNIYKGLDLIYKTLSKLSKFNIVWKIFGIEESDETNVLVKKMLKFTKNKTKIIFYGQQSEEELILHLKCCHFFVHPSYIDNSPNSVCEAMLLGIPVISSSVGGVNSLIVHNETGFLFNPYDEYELAGILFSLINNYKLAKDTSINARKIALIRHDINLSVNKIFFIYKNILNNGC from the coding sequence ATGAAAATTCTCTGGTTTACTAATACACCATCAAATGCTTCATTAGAATTTGGAAATAATAGATTTGGAGGAGGTTGGATATCTTCGTTGGAGTCTAAGATAAGTAATGTTGAGGGTGTATCACTTGCACTTTGTTTTTTTTATAATGGTGTTAAGTTTAAAAAATTGCAAAAAAATAATGTTATATATTATGGAATTCCTTTGAATAATCGAAATTTATTTTCTAAGTTTATTTCTAATCATTTTGGAACATTACAAGATAACGATAGTCCTTTTTTTGATTTTGTTCTTGAAGATTTTTTGCCAGATGTTATACAAATATTTGGGACTGAAAATGGTTATGGTAAGATTTTGAAAGGAAAAATTAGTAAAGAAAAAGTTGTAATACATCTTCAAGGTTTAACTATGCCTTATTCAAAAGTTTATTTCCCATTTGGTTTTAATAGAGTTCAAGTATTGATTAATAGTAACTTAAAGTCTTTTTTTTTAGGAACAACATATTATAACAAATATAAGTCTTTTCTGAAAAGAGCAGATAGAGAAGTTGATATGATCAAATATTGGAAATATTTTATGGGGAGAACTTCTTGGGATAAAAATTATGTTTTAATGACAAATAATGAAGCATTATATTTTCATTGTGAAGAAATTCTAAGAGACCCTTTTTATGTAAATAAATGGAATGGATTAGATTTTCCTTCCAATATTTCTTCAATTTCTGAGATTGTTATTTGTACGACAATTAATCCCAATATTTATAAAGGATTAGACTTGATATATAAAACACTATCAAAGTTGTCAAAATTTAACATCGTTTGGAAAATATTTGGAATTGAAGAAAGTGATGAAACAAATGTGTTAGTAAAAAAAATGTTGAAGTTTACGAAAAATAAAACTAAAATAATTTTTTATGGACAACAATCTGAGGAGGAGTTGATTTTGCATCTAAAGTGTTGTCATTTTTTTGTACACCCTTCCTATATCGACAATAGCCCTAATAGTGTATGTGAAGCAATGTTATTAGGTATTCCAGTCATAAGTTCATCAGTCGGTGGTGTAAATAGTTTAATTGTTCACAATGAAACTGGATTTTTGTTTAACCCTTACGATGAATATGAATTAGCTGGTATTCTTTTTAGTTTAATAAATAATTACAAATTAGCTAAAGATACAAGTATTAACGCTAGAAAGATTGCATTAATACGACATGACATTAATCTATCAGTTAACAAGATTTTTTTTATTTATAAAAATATACTAAATAATGGATGTTAA
- a CDS encoding O-antigen ligase family protein: MGRERVYLILFKSILIVLLGAVSYPEINQLGLVCIIPISIIMLSTLLKGDLFSFILQIFVGCHFTYGKQIGGVFTLSATLSLVIYILLNRKTITNNKSSFSNSQKYIIYGLLFLQILSLLLASSFETYKKLISILFFCCLTLIVLYSSKSLISKFDIRRFYVIIFYSSLYILLVALNQNYKIISDSPLFPTYTEDAVFEKGIFRSSGTLLNFEYFGEYSLGIMMLLTPGIVSGSLKKYSKYIYYICLFSVLISFYCIILSGTRSTLFLLPFFLIYIFFIYKKYVAFMKILLGFFLLLILFSNVNIGSYINLKSFSDRNENLGAFSFDKVLNGEAINRASTFTYGLAKISKKAKGISILIGEGYYTTREEYRKTHFDESNIVFPDYHNFYMSSIVLWGVLGVILFVSLFASFLYKGVFFFKTNNAGTISSDLICGFNLFFIVFLINQFKIQFIRDSNYFMLILIFLVIYSNLISSTYTLIHLKKRNENSLVY; the protein is encoded by the coding sequence ATGGGAAGGGAAAGAGTTTATTTGATTTTATTTAAAAGCATATTAATCGTACTTCTTGGGGCTGTCTCATATCCGGAAATTAACCAGTTAGGACTGGTTTGTATTATTCCGATTTCAATAATAATGCTTTCTACTTTATTAAAAGGCGATTTATTTTCATTTATATTGCAAATTTTTGTTGGATGCCATTTTACTTATGGAAAGCAAATTGGAGGTGTTTTTACTTTGTCAGCAACACTTTCACTAGTTATTTACATTCTTTTAAATAGAAAGACTATTACAAATAATAAAAGTTCATTCTCAAATTCGCAAAAATATATAATTTATGGGTTATTATTTTTGCAGATTTTATCTCTATTGCTAGCTTCTTCGTTCGAAACCTATAAAAAACTTATATCAATTCTTTTCTTTTGTTGTCTTACCTTAATTGTTTTATACTCTTCTAAATCGTTAATTTCCAAATTTGACATAAGGCGTTTCTATGTAATAATTTTTTATTCAAGCTTATATATATTGCTTGTAGCTTTAAATCAAAATTATAAAATAATTTCTGATAGTCCACTTTTTCCAACTTACACTGAGGATGCTGTCTTTGAAAAAGGTATTTTTAGAAGCTCTGGCACTTTACTTAATTTTGAATATTTTGGTGAATATTCACTAGGTATAATGATGCTATTGACACCTGGGATTGTGAGTGGAAGTTTGAAAAAATATAGTAAATACATATACTATATTTGTCTATTTAGTGTCTTAATCAGTTTTTATTGTATAATTCTTTCTGGAACACGATCAACTTTATTTCTGTTGCCCTTCTTTTTAATATACATATTTTTTATTTATAAAAAATATGTAGCTTTTATGAAAATTTTGCTTGGATTTTTTTTATTGTTAATTCTTTTTTCAAATGTTAATATAGGTTCATATATTAACTTAAAAAGTTTTTCGGATAGGAATGAAAATTTAGGTGCGTTTTCTTTTGATAAAGTACTTAATGGTGAAGCAATTAATAGAGCCTCCACATTTACATATGGTTTGGCTAAAATCTCCAAAAAAGCTAAGGGAATATCGATTCTTATTGGTGAAGGTTATTACACAACAAGAGAAGAATATAGAAAAACACATTTTGATGAATCTAATATTGTATTCCCAGATTATCATAATTTCTATATGAGTTCGATTGTTCTTTGGGGCGTGTTAGGGGTTATATTATTTGTGAGCCTATTTGCTTCTTTCTTATATAAAGGTGTATTTTTTTTTAAAACTAACAATGCTGGTACAATTAGCTCTGATTTAATTTGTGGATTTAATCTTTTTTTTATTGTGTTTTTAATAAATCAATTCAAAATTCAATTTATTCGTGATAGTAATTATTTTATGTTAATTTTAATATTTTTAGTGATTTATTCTAATTTAATATCATCAACATATACACTTATTCACTTAAAGAAAAGAAATGAAAATTCTCTGGTTTACTAA